The Littorina saxatilis isolate snail1 linkage group LG15, US_GU_Lsax_2.0, whole genome shotgun sequence genome contains a region encoding:
- the LOC138948676 gene encoding uncharacterized protein — MRPTSITEVGSLAGLIGAPMDGCGENAGGTPPGPYQLRQHRVKFAEQIGVEADNAVPCISRSKLYYQGLVQEHTDRGSLDTFRKIQSDRSKLYRQSMSEDVKKKDREGARSRMAEYRKRKKAKEEADLKTRAGRERGEKTKQDYREKMKLYMRERRRTQSKEVKEADKEKLYKQVFDPQPPLDPQPQQDSPPTHVSRPTHDSRPTHDSPPTQDSPPTQDSPPTQDSSPTQDFPPTQDSPLQIRDRCEQDLHDFKDTMHKIIEKATSNAEELMPAILHFNHMVGKMTPSALASALFAFGTSTGCASGVSSGPIPVQPTTAVAHRTTHVGGRRCLQSSRMPSETYQTGRKRESGDSSQALPKKKARKASHCLSQLVANNENFGKSHASKG, encoded by the exons atGCGCCCAACATCGATCACAGAAGTTGGCTCACTTGCTGGTTTGATCGGAGCACCGATGGATGGTTGTGGCGAAAATGCAGGAG gTACACCTCCTGGGCCCTATCAGCTTAGACAACATCGTGTAAAGTTTGCAGAACAAATTGGTGTGGAAGCTGACAATGCTGTGCCTTGCATTTCAAGGAGCAAACTGTATTATCAGGGTTTAGTACAAGAGCACACGGACAGGGGTTCCTTGGATACATTCCGAAAGATACAGAGTGACCGTTCCAAGCTCTACCGTCAGTCCATGTCTGAAgatgtcaagaagaaagacaggGAAGGGGCACGCAGTAGGATGGCCGAATACAGGAAGAGGAAAAAAGCAAAAGAGGAGGCAGACCTGAAAACAAGAGCGGGGCGTGAAAGAGGAGAGAAGACCAAACAAGACTACAGGGAGAAAATGAAACTGTACATGAGGGAAAGGAGACGGACACAGTCCAAAGAGGTTAAAGAAGCAGACAAAGAGAA GCTGTACAAGCAAGTGTTTGACCCTCAACCCCCCCTGGACCCTCAACCCCAGCAAGACTCGCCGCCTACCCACGTCTCTCGGCCTACCCACGACTCTCGGCCTACCCACGACTCTCCGCCCACCCAAGACTCTCCACCCACCCAAGACTCTCCGCCCACCCAAGACTCTTCGCCCACCCAAGACTTTCCGCCCACCCAAGATTCTCCACTGCAGATCAGAGACAGATGTGAGCAGGACCTGCATGACTTTAAAGACACTATGCACAAGATCATTGAAAAAGCTACGAGCAACGCAGAAGAACTCATGCCAGCAATCCTCCACTTCAATCACATGGTTGGTAAAATGACACCTTCCGCCCTTGCATCAGCTCTGTTTGCCTTTGGAACATCCACAGGCTGTGCCTCAGGAGTGAGCAGCGGCCCGATTCCTGTGCAACCAACAACAGCCGTCGCTCACCGAACAACTCATGTGGGAGGCAGACGGTGTCTGCAGTCCAGTCGCATGCCATCAGAGACATACCAAACCGGGCGAAAGAGGGAAAGTGGGGACTCCTCTCAGGCTCTCCCCAAAAAGAAGGCTCGGAAGGCATCACATTGCTTGAGTCAATTAGTTGCCAACAATGAAAACTTTGGTAAAAGTCACGCTTCCAAGGGGTGA